One window from the genome of Variovorax sp. PAMC26660 encodes:
- a CDS encoding PLP-dependent aminotransferase family protein, translating to MTDSPDPVTTTLLEAALVKDRDAGSMQRQLHDRLKRAILDGSLAPGSRLPGSRALAEALSISRNTVTATYEHLAAEGYVQPDRQGTRVTELSSPVLLARPARTGKPDAMPSTAQRLLHIRPSAPRAAMDAALRPGVPALSHFPMAAWRRSLDRAMRNASPATLGYGDPLGEPQLRAAIARHLAIARGVRCEPHQVVIAEGAQEAITLCVRLLSNPGEIGWVEDPGYRGVKAAMHAGDLRIVPLRLDAEGLCVSERDWQKHPPRLIYTTPSHQYPAGTVLSIARRLALIAQARHHGAWIIEDDYDSEFRHNGEPIGAMQGLVAQAPVLYVGTFSKTMFPSLRLGFLVLPEQLVAAVQSPLEEMLRGGHRHEQLAMADFIESGQFSRHLGRMRRLYRDRQQALRLALGKHFKVPHEIDGGHCGLHLTVRLPERFDDRRIAADALRHRIAPSALSGFAMQPTPSDNGLVLGYGNTPAELFEPLVKRLSQLARAAERA from the coding sequence CCCTTGTGAAAGACCGCGACGCGGGCTCGATGCAGCGCCAGTTGCACGACCGCCTCAAGCGCGCCATCCTCGACGGCAGCCTGGCGCCGGGCAGCCGGTTGCCGGGCTCGCGTGCGCTGGCCGAGGCGCTCTCGATCTCGCGCAACACCGTCACCGCGACCTACGAACACCTGGCCGCCGAAGGCTATGTACAGCCCGACCGGCAGGGCACGCGCGTGACCGAACTGTCGTCGCCCGTACTTCTCGCACGCCCCGCACGCACCGGCAAGCCAGACGCCATGCCGTCCACCGCGCAGCGCCTGCTTCATATCCGGCCCAGCGCACCGCGTGCCGCGATGGATGCGGCCTTGCGGCCCGGCGTGCCCGCGCTGTCGCACTTTCCCATGGCCGCGTGGCGGCGCTCGCTCGACCGCGCGATGCGCAACGCCAGCCCCGCCACGCTCGGCTATGGCGATCCGCTGGGCGAGCCGCAGTTGCGCGCCGCCATCGCGCGGCACCTGGCCATTGCGCGCGGCGTGCGCTGCGAGCCACACCAGGTCGTCATTGCCGAAGGTGCGCAGGAAGCCATCACCCTGTGCGTGCGGCTGCTGTCGAACCCCGGCGAGATCGGCTGGGTCGAAGACCCTGGCTATCGCGGCGTGAAGGCGGCCATGCATGCGGGCGACCTGCGCATCGTGCCGCTGCGGCTCGATGCCGAAGGCCTGTGCGTGAGCGAGCGCGACTGGCAGAAGCACCCGCCCCGGCTGATCTACACCACGCCCTCGCACCAGTACCCGGCCGGCACGGTGCTGAGCATCGCGCGCCGGCTGGCGCTGATCGCGCAGGCGCGCCATCACGGTGCCTGGATCATCGAGGACGACTACGACAGCGAGTTCCGCCACAACGGCGAGCCCATCGGCGCAATGCAGGGGCTGGTGGCGCAGGCACCGGTGCTCTACGTCGGCACCTTCAGCAAGACGATGTTCCCGTCGCTGCGCCTGGGCTTCCTGGTGCTGCCCGAACAGCTCGTGGCCGCCGTGCAGTCGCCGCTGGAAGAAATGCTGCGCGGCGGCCACCGGCACGAGCAACTGGCCATGGCCGACTTCATCGAGAGCGGCCAGTTCAGCCGGCACCTGGGCCGCATGCGGCGGCTGTACCGCGACCGGCAGCAGGCCCTGCGACTGGCGCTGGGCAAGCACTTCAAGGTGCCGCACGAGATCGACGGCGGCCACTGCGGCTTGCACCTGACCGTGCGGCTGCCCGAGCGCTTCGACGACCGCCGGATCGCAGCCGATGCCTTGCGCCATCGCATCGCGCCGTCGGCGCTGTCAGGCTTCGCGATGCAGCCGACGCCTTCGGACAACGGGCTGGTGCTGGGCTATGGCAACACGCCGGCCGAACTCTTTGAGCCGCTGGTCAAGCGGCTGTCGCAGTTGGCGCGCGCGGCCGAACGTGCCTGA
- a CDS encoding ABC transporter substrate-binding protein has translation MNKHLDRSRRQLITHGLAAATAVALPAFSLQARAQGRPVLKAGDQKGGLRALLEAAGGLEGLGYDIQWSEFPAAAPLAEALNAAAVDSGPIGDAPLIFALAAGTRVKAIGANRSDSYGTAVLVRPDSPLKNAADLKGKSVATNRGSIGHYVTLKAITAAGLKPEEVNIRFLAPADAKLALTQGSVDAWATWEPYTALAEVSHHARVLVSGRGLLPGLSYLAATDAAIAAKRPVLQDFLQRVVKAQLWSYRNVDAYSAALARIIGIPPEAAKLQFERRQQKWVAIDAQVIADQQGTADFYRQVGLIKQPLDVKGTFDTGFGVAG, from the coding sequence ATGAACAAACACCTCGACAGATCGCGTAGGCAGCTCATCACCCACGGTCTTGCCGCTGCCACCGCCGTAGCGTTGCCCGCGTTTTCCTTGCAGGCACGCGCGCAGGGGCGGCCCGTGCTCAAGGCCGGCGACCAGAAGGGCGGCCTGCGTGCGCTGCTCGAAGCGGCCGGCGGCCTTGAAGGCCTGGGCTACGACATCCAGTGGTCCGAGTTCCCGGCTGCCGCGCCGCTGGCCGAGGCGCTGAACGCAGCAGCGGTCGATTCCGGCCCCATCGGCGACGCGCCGCTGATCTTCGCGCTCGCAGCCGGCACGCGGGTCAAGGCGATCGGCGCGAACCGGTCCGACTCGTACGGCACCGCCGTGCTGGTGCGGCCCGATTCACCGCTGAAGAATGCGGCCGACCTCAAGGGCAAGAGCGTGGCAACCAACCGCGGCTCCATTGGCCACTACGTCACGCTCAAGGCCATCACGGCGGCCGGGCTCAAGCCCGAGGAGGTGAACATCCGTTTCCTTGCGCCGGCCGATGCCAAGCTCGCGCTGACGCAGGGCTCGGTCGATGCATGGGCTACCTGGGAGCCCTACACCGCACTGGCCGAAGTCAGCCACCATGCACGCGTGCTGGTCAGCGGGCGCGGGCTGCTGCCGGGGCTGAGCTACCTCGCGGCGACCGATGCGGCCATTGCCGCCAAGCGGCCAGTGCTGCAGGATTTTCTGCAGCGCGTGGTGAAGGCACAGCTCTGGTCGTACCGCAACGTCGATGCCTACTCGGCTGCGCTCGCACGCATCATCGGTATCCCGCCCGAGGCCGCCAAGCTGCAGTTCGAGCGCCGTCAGCAGAAGTGGGTGGCCATCGACGCGCAGGTCATCGCCGACCAGCAGGGCACGGCGGACTTCTACCGGCAGGTCGGACTCATCAAGCAGCCGCTCGACGTGAAGGGCACCTTCGACACCGGCTTCGGCGTGGCGGGTTGA
- a CDS encoding ABC transporter substrate-binding protein, translating into MNASLTRRSVLRAGGAAAVVASGGLIASQAFSQQSRKLTFAWNAAAFCLSPVVVAQERGYFERNGLQVDLINYTGSTDQLLESLATAKADAAVGMIHRWLKPLEAGFDVKIVGSSHGGCVRLVGAKSAGVTDIASLKGKIIGVSDIASPGKNFFSILLAKNGVDADRDVTWRQYPADLLDIAVKKGEIHAVADGDPNVYLIEKRNKGVFVEVASNLSGEYKDKVCCIVGARGELVRKDKATVASLVRSIAQASDYVAENPNESAKLFAKYSPNVPVEDLRALLGTLTHNHHPLGKNLRDEVEFYARDFRSVGVLKKTTDPARFAEHVSYDPLA; encoded by the coding sequence ATGAACGCATCCCTTACCCGCCGCAGCGTGCTGCGCGCTGGCGGCGCCGCCGCCGTGGTCGCCTCGGGCGGCCTGATCGCCTCGCAGGCTTTCTCGCAGCAGTCCCGCAAGCTCACCTTTGCATGGAACGCGGCGGCCTTCTGCCTCTCGCCCGTGGTGGTGGCGCAGGAGCGCGGGTACTTCGAGCGCAACGGCCTGCAGGTGGACCTGATCAACTACACCGGCTCGACCGACCAGTTGCTGGAGTCGCTGGCCACGGCCAAGGCCGATGCGGCGGTCGGCATGATCCACCGCTGGCTCAAGCCGCTGGAAGCGGGCTTCGACGTGAAGATCGTCGGCAGCTCGCACGGCGGCTGCGTGCGGCTGGTGGGTGCCAAGAGCGCGGGCGTGACCGACATCGCCAGCCTCAAGGGCAAGATCATCGGCGTGTCGGACATCGCGAGCCCGGGCAAGAATTTCTTCTCGATCCTGCTCGCGAAGAACGGCGTCGACGCCGACCGCGACGTCACCTGGCGCCAGTACCCGGCCGACCTGCTCGACATTGCGGTGAAGAAGGGCGAGATCCACGCCGTTGCCGACGGCGACCCCAATGTCTACCTGATCGAGAAGCGCAACAAGGGCGTGTTCGTCGAAGTCGCGAGCAACCTCTCGGGCGAGTACAAGGACAAAGTCTGCTGCATCGTTGGCGCGCGCGGCGAACTTGTGCGCAAGGACAAGGCGACGGTGGCTTCGCTCGTGCGTTCCATTGCGCAGGCCTCGGACTACGTGGCCGAGAACCCGAACGAATCGGCCAAGCTCTTCGCCAAGTACTCGCCCAACGTGCCGGTTGAAGACCTGCGCGCGCTGCTGGGCACGCTCACGCACAACCACCATCCGCTGGGCAAGAACCTGCGCGACGAGGTGGAGTTCTATGCGCGCGATTTCCGCAGCGTCGGCGTGCTGAAGAAGACGACCGACCCCGCGCGCTTCGCCGAGCACGTGTCTTACGACCCGCTGGCATGA
- a CDS encoding c-type cytochrome, producing MNSTPEADWLNLLIGLLQGAQLQLLRVLDALGLATRVHGQPAWPWAHRLSGENLLIDLGQARSLAWTLVFVAVAVLALLLAVFWRRPRLYFLALVPMLLIAAPWPEARVVLVPATPTSFQQSPTGFTAASIAQGRALYDQHCVACHGVDGKGEGPLAASLAVWPPNLSGPLLWRRADGDLLWRILHGTREAQQGKFTMPGFGGKLDEADAWALVDFMKAQGAGQSLRALGNWPQPIGLPDMAVRCGVKPLRQLASWRGQRLRIVAGNVAPSEDPRLVTVVLRPPSSHASTSADCVAESPAAWEALALIAGTDQLDGTQLIADRDGWLRARGEPGKAGWSDDDLLCRSERLPVPSKTATGTGDGLGALIARMDAEPVRFVKGGFIH from the coding sequence ATGAACAGCACGCCCGAGGCCGATTGGCTCAACCTGCTGATCGGCCTGCTACAGGGCGCGCAATTGCAGTTGCTGCGCGTGCTCGATGCGCTGGGGCTCGCGACGCGGGTGCACGGACAGCCAGCGTGGCCGTGGGCGCATCGGCTGTCGGGCGAGAACCTGCTGATCGACCTGGGGCAAGCACGCAGCTTGGCGTGGACGCTGGTGTTCGTCGCCGTGGCGGTGCTCGCGCTGCTGCTTGCCGTGTTCTGGCGGCGTCCGCGCCTCTACTTTCTCGCGCTGGTGCCGATGCTGCTGATCGCAGCGCCCTGGCCCGAGGCGCGCGTGGTGCTGGTGCCTGCGACACCCACGAGCTTTCAGCAGTCGCCCACGGGCTTCACTGCCGCATCCATCGCGCAGGGGCGGGCGCTCTATGACCAGCACTGTGTCGCCTGCCACGGCGTGGACGGCAAGGGCGAAGGCCCGCTCGCAGCTTCGCTGGCCGTGTGGCCGCCCAACCTCAGCGGACCGCTGCTGTGGCGGCGTGCTGATGGTGACTTGCTCTGGCGCATTCTTCACGGCACGCGCGAAGCGCAGCAAGGCAAGTTCACGATGCCCGGCTTCGGCGGCAAGCTGGACGAGGCCGACGCTTGGGCCCTGGTCGATTTCATGAAGGCGCAGGGTGCGGGCCAGAGCCTGCGTGCGCTCGGCAACTGGCCGCAGCCCATCGGCCTGCCCGACATGGCGGTGCGATGCGGCGTCAAGCCGCTGCGCCAGCTCGCGAGCTGGCGAGGGCAGCGGCTGCGCATCGTGGCCGGCAACGTTGCGCCGTCAGAAGATCCGAGGCTGGTGACCGTGGTGCTGAGGCCGCCGTCGTCGCACGCGTCGACCTCCGCCGACTGCGTGGCCGAGTCGCCCGCCGCATGGGAGGCGCTGGCGCTGATCGCCGGCACCGACCAGCTCGACGGCACCCAGCTCATCGCCGACCGCGACGGCTGGCTGCGCGCGCGTGGCGAGCCCGGCAAGGCGGGTTGGTCCGACGACGACTTGCTGTGCCGCAGCGAGCGCCTGCCTGTGCCCTCAAAGACCGCGACAGGCACCGGCGACGGACTGGGCGCGCTGATCGCCCGCATGGACGCGGAGCCCGTGCGCTTCGTCAAGGGCGGTTTCATCCACTGA
- a CDS encoding ABC transporter permease — protein sequence MSTPDPALGFDSLPFRGKARVGAAAPARAQAPASTLQHRISTALPAWRSGFAAAVAWFALGLLTVYWPNKAVGFSDWAYTDEFGIAAIVVGALLLAVALLGARAGRVARVLRPAGPWLIALPVLFAIWEIATAKLALLPTPFFAPPQSLVETYIDDWRRLGESLLHSTRLLAHGFVLGALAGFLTGVTIGWSRIAGYWVHPVLRFVGPVPASALLPLAFFFFPSSYAAAVFLIALATGFPVAVLTWSGVATVNRNYYDVARTMGASERFLVLRVAIPAALPQVFVGLFMGLGAAFSVLVTAEMMGVKAGLGFYLSWAQGWASYSNMYAALIVMAVLCSGLITLLFKVRDRVLSWQKGTVKW from the coding sequence ATGAGTACGCCCGACCCCGCGCTGGGCTTCGATTCCCTCCCCTTCCGGGGGAAGGCCAGGGTGGGGGCTGCGGCGCCCGCACGCGCACAGGCCCCCGCTTCGACGCTGCAGCACCGCATCTCTACGGCCTTGCCCGCGTGGCGCAGCGGCTTCGCCGCCGCCGTCGCATGGTTCGCCTTGGGCCTGCTCACGGTCTACTGGCCCAACAAGGCCGTCGGCTTCAGCGACTGGGCCTACACCGACGAGTTCGGCATCGCCGCCATCGTCGTCGGCGCGTTGCTGCTGGCCGTCGCGCTGCTCGGTGCGCGCGCCGGCCGCGTTGCGCGCGTACTGCGGCCCGCCGGGCCGTGGCTCATCGCGCTGCCCGTGCTGTTCGCCATCTGGGAGATCGCGACCGCCAAGCTCGCCTTGCTGCCTACGCCTTTCTTCGCGCCGCCGCAAAGCCTGGTCGAGACCTACATCGACGATTGGCGCCGCCTCGGTGAAAGCCTGCTGCATTCGACCCGGCTGCTCGCCCACGGCTTCGTGCTGGGCGCACTCGCCGGCTTTCTGACGGGCGTGACCATTGGCTGGTCGCGCATCGCGGGTTACTGGGTGCATCCGGTGCTGCGCTTCGTCGGCCCGGTGCCGGCCTCGGCGCTGCTGCCGCTGGCGTTCTTCTTCTTTCCGTCCAGCTATGCGGCGGCCGTGTTCCTGATTGCGCTGGCCACGGGCTTTCCGGTGGCGGTGCTCACGTGGTCGGGCGTGGCGACTGTCAATCGCAACTACTACGACGTGGCACGCACCATGGGCGCGAGCGAGCGTTTCCTGGTGCTGCGCGTGGCGATTCCTGCGGCCTTGCCCCAGGTGTTCGTCGGCCTGTTCATGGGGCTGGGCGCGGCCTTCTCGGTGCTCGTTACCGCAGAGATGATGGGCGTGAAGGCCGGGTTGGGCTTCTACCTGTCGTGGGCGCAGGGCTGGGCCTCGTACTCGAACATGTACGCCGCGCTGATCGTCATGGCCGTGCTGTGCTCGGGCCTGATCACGCTGCTCTTCAAGGTGCGCGACCGCGTGCTGTCGTGGCAGAAGGGAACCGTGAAATGGTAG
- a CDS encoding class II aldolase/adducin family protein has product MSAVLSIDRNAPQPLKLNPNPQQKYWFDPTPPRTSVQAERRHRQERLAGAFRLFARFGFAQGLAGHITARDPELTDHFWVNPLGIHFSRIKVSDLLLVNAKGETVIGDRPLNKAAFAIHAAIHEHNPKIVAAAHTHSTYGKAWSTLGRKLDTITQDSCVFHEDVALFDDFTGMVGDRKGAILKNHGILTAGPTVEAAAWWYIALDNACHTQLLAEAAGKPQPIDEATARHTHSQIGGPEGAIHSFDSLYEGLVEAEPELLL; this is encoded by the coding sequence ATGAGCGCCGTTCTTTCCATCGACCGCAACGCCCCCCAGCCGCTGAAGCTCAACCCGAACCCCCAGCAGAAGTACTGGTTCGACCCCACCCCCCCGCGCACCAGCGTGCAGGCCGAACGCCGTCACCGGCAAGAGCGCCTGGCCGGCGCCTTCCGCCTGTTCGCCCGCTTCGGCTTCGCACAAGGCCTGGCCGGCCACATCACCGCGCGCGACCCCGAGCTGACCGACCACTTCTGGGTCAACCCGCTGGGCATCCACTTCTCGCGCATCAAGGTGTCCGACCTGCTGCTCGTCAACGCAAAGGGCGAGACCGTCATCGGCGACAGGCCGCTGAACAAGGCCGCCTTCGCCATCCATGCCGCGATCCACGAGCACAACCCGAAGATCGTTGCCGCCGCCCACACGCATTCGACCTACGGCAAGGCCTGGTCCACCCTGGGCCGCAAGCTCGACACGATCACGCAGGACAGCTGCGTGTTCCATGAGGACGTGGCGCTGTTCGACGATTTCACCGGCATGGTGGGCGACCGCAAGGGCGCGATCCTCAAGAACCACGGCATCCTGACGGCGGGCCCGACGGTGGAGGCCGCCGCGTGGTGGTACATCGCGCTCGACAACGCCTGCCACACGCAACTGCTGGCCGAGGCCGCCGGCAAGCCGCAGCCCATCGACGAGGCCACCGCGCGCCACACACACAGCCAGATCGGCGGCCCGGAGGGGGCCATCCATTCCTTTGACAGCCTGTACGAAGGCCTGGTCGAAGCCGAGCCCGAGCTGCTGCTCTGA
- a CDS encoding ABC transporter ATP-binding protein — translation MVDAVTAAEPSVRKAGAHIDIRGVSHWFDVPAGPLQVLDDIDLTVKPGEFVALLGPSGCGKSTLLRLVAGLEPATAGRITQDDVQITRPDPSRIVVFQDPTLYPWRSVWDNVALGLQARGVLKAQRGRVDEALKLVGLTDFAKAFPHQLSGGMAQRVALARALVNDPQLLVLDEPLGKLDSLTRIAMQSELVNLWQRAGFSALLVTHDVEEALFLANRVIVLSDRPARIAAEIVVDLPYPRHRGHARLAELRHEALKHLGLDATW, via the coding sequence ATGGTAGACGCCGTCACCGCCGCCGAGCCCAGCGTTCGCAAGGCCGGCGCGCACATCGACATTCGCGGTGTGAGCCACTGGTTCGATGTGCCGGCGGGGCCGCTGCAGGTGCTCGATGACATCGACCTGACCGTGAAACCGGGCGAGTTCGTCGCGCTGCTGGGGCCGAGCGGCTGCGGCAAGTCAACGCTGTTGCGGCTGGTGGCCGGCCTCGAACCCGCCACGGCCGGCCGCATCACGCAGGACGACGTGCAGATCACGCGGCCCGACCCATCACGCATCGTCGTCTTCCAGGACCCGACGCTCTACCCCTGGCGCAGCGTGTGGGACAACGTGGCGCTGGGCCTGCAGGCACGCGGCGTGCTCAAGGCGCAGCGTGGGCGTGTCGATGAGGCGCTCAAGCTCGTGGGCCTGACCGATTTCGCGAAAGCCTTTCCGCATCAGCTCTCGGGCGGCATGGCGCAGCGCGTGGCGCTGGCGCGCGCATTGGTCAACGACCCGCAACTGCTGGTGCTCGACGAGCCGCTTGGCAAGCTCGACTCGCTCACGCGCATCGCGATGCAGAGCGAGTTGGTCAACCTGTGGCAGCGTGCGGGCTTCTCTGCGCTGCTGGTCACGCACGACGTGGAAGAAGCGCTGTTCCTTGCCAACCGAGTGATCGTGCTGAGCGACCGGCCGGCGCGCATCGCGGCCGAGATCGTGGTCGACCTGCCGTATCCGCGCCACCGTGGACATGCGCGACTGGCCGAGCTGCGCCACGAAGCATTGAAGCACCTGGGGCTCGACGCCACCTGGTGA